A region from the Pontixanthobacter aestiaquae genome encodes:
- a CDS encoding competence/damage-inducible protein A codes for MTDKIYTAGLVVIGDEILSGRTHDKNIAQVASWLQVQGIRLDEVRVVPDVQERIVEAVNILRAQNDYLFTTGGIGPTHDDITVDAVAEALGVEVIIHPDARAILEKYYSDKGGLNEGRLRMARAPEGAELIPNRKSGAPGIKIGNVHLMAGVPHITAGMLDALTGTLEGGAHLLSETVGGFIPESEVSSLLREVEKAHENCQIGSYPFFREGKVGSNFVIRSTDADALQSCMHVLCEGLGELGFDFTPGGI; via the coding sequence ATGACTGACAAGATTTACACTGCCGGACTGGTCGTGATCGGGGATGAAATTCTCTCCGGCCGGACGCATGACAAAAACATCGCGCAGGTCGCGAGCTGGCTGCAGGTGCAAGGCATCCGGCTGGACGAGGTCCGCGTGGTGCCTGACGTGCAGGAGCGGATTGTCGAGGCGGTCAACATTCTGCGCGCGCAGAATGATTACCTCTTCACCACCGGCGGCATTGGTCCCACACATGATGATATCACTGTCGATGCGGTGGCGGAAGCGCTGGGTGTCGAGGTCATCATCCATCCTGACGCCCGGGCGATCCTAGAAAAGTACTACTCCGACAAAGGCGGGCTCAATGAAGGCCGTTTGCGCATGGCGCGTGCTCCCGAGGGCGCAGAGCTTATTCCCAACCGCAAATCCGGCGCACCGGGTATCAAGATCGGCAATGTCCACCTGATGGCCGGCGTCCCGCATATCACTGCCGGAATGCTGGATGCTCTGACTGGAACGCTGGAGGGCGGCGCGCATTTGCTGTCCGAAACAGTCGGCGGATTTATTCCCGAAAGCGAGGTCTCTAGCCTGCTCCGTGAAGTCGAGAAAGCGCATGAAAACTGCCAGATCGGCAGCTACCCTTTCTTCCGCGAAGGCAAGGTTGGATCGAACTTCGTGATCCGCTCCACCGACGCTGATGCGTTGCAAAGCTGCATGCATGTGCTGTGCGAGGGCCTGGGCGAGCTGGGCTTCGATTTCACGCCCGGCGGAATCTGA
- a CDS encoding cisplatin damage response ATP-dependent DNA ligase, whose product MEEFAALIDALVYTRSRNEKLRLIAEYLRATPDPDRGWALAALTDGLDFKAVKSTAIRNIMKDRVDPELWKLSRDFVGDTAECASLLWPEPIGDVESAPSVSEAVAFLESLTRATVLKELPMLLDRLDSSGRYALLKLATGAMRIGVSARLGKIAFAQAFDVTIEDVEEYWHALVPPYAKLFAWAAEGAAPPEIANLPLFRPFMLAHPLEGTIVDMADYAAEWKWDGIRVQIVHAGGETRVYSRSGDDISASFPEMVSALDFPAVLDGELLVRGATQGGEAGGAASFNALQQRLGRKAVSKKMLAEAPAFVRLYDVLGIEGEDLRALPWTKRRQLLENLLPRVPHSHFDMSAIVEADTFEQLAKIREGARDDAIEGLMLKRRSSPYISGRKTGLWYKWKRDPLLIDCVLMYAQRGSGKRSSFFSDYTFGCWDGDPDDGAELLPVGKAYSGFTDEELKKIDKHVRQNTINRFGPVRETEKTLVFEVAFDSVHDSKRHKSKLAMRFPRIHRIRWDKPAHEADRIDTLRALIRD is encoded by the coding sequence ATGGAGGAATTTGCCGCTCTTATCGACGCGTTGGTCTACACACGCAGCCGCAACGAAAAACTGCGCCTGATCGCCGAATATTTGCGCGCCACGCCCGACCCGGACAGAGGCTGGGCGCTAGCGGCTTTGACCGACGGACTCGATTTCAAAGCCGTTAAATCGACCGCGATCCGTAACATAATGAAAGACCGTGTCGATCCTGAACTGTGGAAGCTGAGCCGCGATTTTGTGGGTGACACTGCCGAATGTGCCAGCCTGTTATGGCCGGAGCCGATCGGTGATGTGGAGTCAGCGCCCAGCGTATCGGAAGCCGTGGCCTTTCTGGAAAGTCTGACGCGCGCCACGGTGCTTAAAGAGTTGCCGATGCTGCTGGACCGGCTCGATTCCTCAGGCCGATATGCGCTTCTCAAATTGGCTACAGGCGCGATGCGGATTGGCGTTTCCGCGCGCCTGGGCAAAATCGCTTTTGCCCAGGCGTTCGATGTCACGATTGAGGATGTTGAAGAATATTGGCACGCGCTCGTGCCTCCCTATGCGAAATTGTTTGCATGGGCTGCCGAGGGTGCAGCACCTCCAGAGATTGCCAATCTGCCGCTCTTCCGCCCGTTCATGCTGGCGCACCCGCTAGAGGGCACGATCGTCGATATGGCGGATTATGCGGCCGAATGGAAATGGGACGGTATCCGAGTGCAGATCGTCCATGCGGGCGGTGAAACGCGCGTCTATTCGCGCAGCGGCGATGACATATCGGCCAGTTTTCCGGAGATGGTCAGCGCGCTGGATTTTCCCGCTGTACTTGACGGAGAATTGTTAGTGCGGGGTGCAACGCAAGGTGGCGAAGCGGGCGGGGCAGCGAGCTTCAACGCATTGCAGCAACGTCTCGGACGTAAAGCGGTTAGTAAAAAAATGCTGGCCGAGGCCCCGGCTTTTGTCCGCCTTTACGATGTCCTCGGCATAGAGGGCGAAGATCTCCGCGCATTGCCCTGGACAAAGCGCCGTCAGCTCCTGGAAAACTTGCTGCCGCGGGTACCCCACAGCCATTTCGACATGAGCGCCATCGTGGAGGCCGACACATTCGAACAGCTCGCAAAAATTCGTGAAGGTGCACGGGATGATGCGATTGAAGGTTTGATGCTGAAGCGCCGTAGCAGCCCTTATATATCGGGACGCAAAACGGGGTTGTGGTACAAATGGAAGCGTGATCCGCTATTGATCGATTGCGTACTGATGTATGCGCAACGTGGGTCCGGCAAGCGATCCAGTTTTTTCTCTGATTACACATTCGGATGCTGGGACGGGGATCCGGACGATGGAGCCGAGCTGCTTCCCGTTGGCAAAGCTTATTCGGGTTTTACGGATGAGGAACTGAAGAAGATCGACAAACATGTGCGGCAAAACACCATCAACCGTTTCGGACCGGTGCGTGAAACGGAAAAGACGCTGGTGTTCGAAGTCGCTTTTGACAGCGTGCATGACAGCAAAAGACATAAGTCAAAATTGGCTATGCGCTTCCCGCGCATCCACCGCATACGCTGGGACAAGCCCGCGCATGAGGCAGACCGGATCGACACACTGCGTGCGCTTATTCGCGATTGA
- a CDS encoding TonB-dependent receptor, translating into MRFSPKLAAYLLPLLFATSVFAQDGTTDETGDDVIVVTGKGLEDSPATPAYSSVTLERDLIVTSGSGRIEDVLSSVAGFQQFRRADSRSSNPSAQGVTLRALGGNATSRALVLLDGVPMADPFFGYIPLSAITPERLDSIRVTRGGGAGPFGSGALAGTIELNSADADTLGPVSGSVLVNDRGETEASGSIAQNLGAGFAVVSGRWDRGQGFFTTPDNQRVPATARAAFDSWSFGVRGVAPVSDDIELQARALVFNDERTLRFDGADSSSEGADASIRLVGRGDWQFDAVAYLQARNFSNVVISSTRFVRVLDQRNTPSTGLGGKLEVRPPVGADHVLRVGVDYRRSSGELQEEAYSAFTGNLRERRRAGGRNSDFGIFIEDDWSIGDLVLTGGIRADRTVIENGFFRAEDASNALVSETIAPDRADWSFSYRAGASYQAGDAVRLRAAAYRGLRLPTLNELYRPFVVFPVVTQANAALENEQLEGFEAGVDFIPADGVEFNITAFDNRVENAIANVTLTPTLRQRQNLPAIDARGIEAGASVTRGQISFNGTLAYTDATVDGSGASIALDGNRPPQTPEFAASATVAWKPANGWLLSTTLRHVGAQFESDQETDLLPAATTLNAFAQIPITGKFSLVLRGENLFDETIVTRNSNGALDLGVPRTIWGGVRFGF; encoded by the coding sequence ATGCGTTTCTCTCCCAAACTTGCCGCCTATTTGCTTCCATTGCTGTTCGCTACATCAGTCTTCGCACAAGACGGCACGACCGATGAGACAGGCGATGATGTCATCGTTGTGACAGGAAAGGGTCTAGAGGATTCGCCTGCCACACCGGCCTATTCCTCGGTCACATTGGAGCGCGATTTGATCGTCACGTCCGGCTCCGGGCGGATCGAAGATGTGCTGTCATCTGTTGCAGGTTTCCAGCAATTCCGAAGGGCGGATAGTCGTAGCTCCAACCCGAGCGCGCAGGGTGTTACCTTACGCGCCCTTGGCGGCAATGCGACAAGCCGCGCGCTGGTGTTGCTCGATGGTGTGCCGATGGCTGATCCGTTTTTTGGCTACATCCCTCTCAGTGCGATTACGCCGGAGCGACTGGATAGCATTCGTGTCACACGTGGCGGCGGGGCAGGGCCATTTGGATCGGGGGCGTTGGCAGGCACAATCGAGCTCAACAGCGCTGATGCGGATACGCTTGGGCCGGTAAGCGGCTCGGTCTTGGTAAATGATCGCGGTGAAACTGAGGCCAGCGGAAGCATCGCGCAAAACCTCGGTGCCGGCTTTGCAGTGGTCAGCGGCCGTTGGGATCGCGGGCAGGGGTTCTTCACCACGCCGGATAACCAGCGAGTTCCCGCCACTGCGCGCGCTGCTTTCGATAGCTGGTCTTTTGGAGTGCGCGGTGTTGCGCCGGTCTCTGATGATATCGAGCTGCAAGCGCGCGCTTTGGTGTTCAATGACGAGCGTACCTTGCGTTTCGATGGCGCGGACAGTTCGAGTGAGGGAGCCGATGCCAGCATCCGCTTGGTCGGGCGGGGCGATTGGCAGTTTGATGCAGTCGCCTATCTGCAAGCCCGCAATTTCTCCAACGTGGTGATTTCTTCGACGCGGTTTGTGCGCGTTCTCGATCAGCGCAATACGCCTTCGACCGGACTTGGCGGTAAGCTGGAAGTCAGGCCACCTGTGGGTGCAGATCACGTGCTACGCGTTGGGGTCGATTACCGCCGGTCCTCGGGCGAATTGCAGGAGGAGGCCTATAGCGCTTTCACTGGCAATTTGCGCGAACGCCGCCGCGCTGGCGGGCGCAACAGCGACTTCGGTATTTTTATCGAGGATGACTGGTCGATTGGCGATCTTGTCCTGACCGGCGGTATCCGTGCAGACCGGACCGTAATCGAAAACGGCTTCTTCCGTGCGGAGGATGCCAGCAACGCTCTGGTATCCGAAACTATCGCGCCGGACCGCGCGGATTGGTCATTTTCCTATCGCGCAGGCGCATCCTATCAAGCGGGTGACGCAGTGCGTTTGCGCGCAGCGGCCTATCGCGGATTGCGGCTACCGACGCTCAATGAACTGTATCGGCCCTTCGTGGTATTCCCGGTCGTCACGCAGGCGAATGCGGCGCTCGAAAATGAGCAGCTTGAGGGCTTCGAGGCAGGGGTGGATTTCATTCCAGCAGATGGTGTCGAGTTCAACATTACAGCCTTCGATAACCGCGTCGAAAACGCCATCGCCAATGTCACGCTAACGCCAACCTTGCGGCAACGCCAGAACCTGCCTGCTATCGACGCGCGGGGCATCGAGGCGGGTGCGTCCGTCACGCGCGGTCAGATCAGCTTCAATGGAACGCTGGCCTATACCGATGCGACAGTGGACGGCAGTGGCGCATCCATTGCGCTGGATGGCAACCGCCCGCCGCAAACGCCGGAATTTGCCGCGAGCGCCACGGTAGCATGGAAGCCCGCAAATGGTTGGTTGCTCTCAACGACACTCCGCCATGTCGGCGCTCAGTTCGAAAGCGATCAAGAGACCGATCTGTTGCCCGCTGCGACGACGCTCAACGCATTTGCGCAAATCCCGATTACCGGAAAATTCTCGCTCGTCCTGCGCGGCGAAAACCTGTTCGACGAAACGATCGTGACGCGCAATTCCAATGGTGCGTTGGATCTTGGCGTTCCGCGGACCATATGGGGCGGCGTCCGCTTCGGCTTCTAA
- a CDS encoding flavin-containing monooxygenase, whose product MLATPPDFDVLIVGAGISGIGMAAHLEMECPGRSYAIVERRENLGGTWDLFRYPGIRSDSDMHTLGFVFEPWKHEKTIADGPSILEYLNTIVDERDIRKHIRYNHKIIAADWRSDEARWHVTAELADGSRTLLTANFLYLGSGYYDYDEAHDPGFELGDFKGQVVHPQFWPEDLDYAGKKVVVIGSGATAVTIVPSMADKAEHVTMLQRTPTWMFSRPAKDRLANFLRKVLPEETAYKITRWKNVKLQDFAFKQARKKPERVKKMLKKAIVKALGKDNYDEPTFTPPYDPWDQRLCLVPDADLFEAMKADKASIVTAKISKFVENGIELDNGVILEADIIITATGLKLAVGGKIAVSQDGVPVDFAERFYYKGCMFSNLPNLAVVFGYLNASWTLRADVNSDYICRVLNTMQAKGSDVAMPVLPDDHGLEEDDIFDFSSGYIQRSKHIMPKNAVAYPWRLNQEYVTDRKVMKDGPVEDGILSLRKAGANAVNADEQLEAAE is encoded by the coding sequence ATGCTGGCCACCCCACCAGATTTTGATGTTTTGATTGTCGGCGCCGGAATTTCCGGAATTGGCATGGCAGCGCATCTTGAAATGGAGTGCCCGGGGCGCTCCTACGCCATTGTCGAGCGGCGTGAGAATCTCGGTGGGACATGGGATTTGTTCCGTTATCCAGGCATTCGTTCGGACTCCGACATGCACACGCTGGGCTTTGTGTTCGAGCCATGGAAGCACGAGAAAACTATCGCCGATGGTCCCTCCATTCTGGAATATCTCAACACGATTGTGGATGAGCGCGATATCCGCAAGCACATCCGCTATAACCATAAGATCATTGCTGCCGATTGGCGCAGCGACGAAGCGCGCTGGCATGTGACGGCAGAGCTAGCAGACGGCTCGCGAACACTGCTGACGGCTAACTTCCTGTATCTCGGCTCGGGCTATTACGACTATGACGAGGCCCATGATCCCGGCTTTGAACTTGGCGATTTCAAAGGTCAGGTTGTGCACCCGCAATTCTGGCCCGAAGATCTTGATTATGCCGGAAAGAAAGTCGTCGTGATCGGTTCAGGCGCAACCGCTGTGACAATCGTTCCATCTATGGCGGATAAGGCCGAGCATGTGACGATGCTGCAGCGCACACCGACATGGATGTTCTCACGCCCGGCCAAAGACCGGCTGGCCAATTTCCTGCGCAAAGTTCTGCCCGAAGAAACCGCCTATAAAATCACCCGCTGGAAGAATGTGAAGCTGCAAGACTTCGCGTTCAAACAGGCTCGCAAGAAGCCCGAGCGTGTGAAAAAAATGCTTAAGAAAGCTATTGTGAAAGCGCTGGGCAAAGATAATTACGACGAGCCGACTTTCACCCCGCCCTATGATCCATGGGACCAGCGCCTGTGCCTTGTGCCTGACGCCGATCTGTTCGAGGCGATGAAGGCGGATAAAGCGAGCATCGTTACTGCGAAGATCTCAAAATTCGTCGAGAACGGGATAGAGTTGGACAATGGTGTTATTCTGGAAGCCGATATCATTATCACCGCGACCGGCCTGAAACTGGCAGTCGGGGGCAAAATCGCTGTCAGCCAAGACGGCGTGCCGGTCGATTTTGCGGAGCGGTTTTATTACAAAGGCTGCATGTTCTCCAACCTGCCCAATCTGGCGGTTGTGTTCGGCTATCTCAACGCCAGCTGGACATTGCGGGCCGACGTCAATTCGGACTATATCTGCCGTGTACTCAACACGATGCAGGCCAAAGGCAGCGATGTGGCTATGCCGGTTCTTCCAGACGATCATGGGTTGGAGGAGGACGATATTTTCGACTTCTCCAGCGGATATATCCAGCGCAGCAAGCATATCATGCCGAAGAACGCCGTCGCCTATCCGTGGCGGCTCAATCAGGAATATGTCACGGACCGCAAGGTCATGAAGGACGGCCCGGTTGAAGACGGCATCCTGTCCTTGCGCAAAGCAGGCGCAAATGCCGTCAATGCGGACGAACAATTGGAAGCGGCCGAGTAG
- the rplK gene encoding 50S ribosomal protein L11, with amino-acid sequence MAKKIDGYIKLQVPAGTANPSPPIGPALGQRGVNIMEFCKAFNAATQDLEKNAPIPTTITVYADRSFSFTFKSPPASYMIKKAAKLKKGSSEPGKVVGGTIKRSAIKEIAEAKMADLNANDIDQAMKIIEGSVRSMGLEVEG; translated from the coding sequence ATGGCCAAGAAGATTGACGGCTATATTAAGCTGCAAGTGCCTGCAGGTACTGCAAACCCATCACCACCGATCGGCCCTGCATTGGGTCAGCGCGGTGTGAATATCATGGAATTCTGTAAGGCGTTTAACGCGGCGACACAGGATCTTGAAAAGAACGCTCCGATCCCGACGACCATCACAGTCTATGCGGACCGCTCGTTCAGCTTCACATTCAAAAGCCCGCCAGCGAGCTATATGATCAAGAAAGCTGCCAAGCTCAAAAAAGGCTCGAGCGAGCCGGGCAAAGTTGTCGGCGGCACCATCAAACGCAGCGCGATCAAAGAAATCGCCGAAGCCAAGATGGCTGATCTCAACGCAAATGATATCGATCAGGCCATGAAAATCATCGAAGGCTCCGTGCGTTCGATGGGCCTCGAAGTGGAGGGCTGA
- a CDS encoding polysaccharide deacetylase family protein — MTAVYITIDTEYSAGFAKAEGTGLRSENFARSIACATQDGNVGVEYQMDVLDRNSLKGVFFVDPMPALVWGVEAITDIVEPIITRGHDVQLHVHTEWLELAGDENPLGDRTSTNIKDFTLEEQVQILDYAKSTLMAAGAPAPIAFRSGNYGSNDDTLRALKQIGIGYETSHCPGIADGYCDISLTSEDRLPQMHEGLVEVPVGCIDSFGGTLRHAQITALSAWEMLAALRHARAQNIPSFTIVSHSFELLSRDRSKINRIVKNRFDSFCAGLAKIEGVTSATYAGNPPIPIHGNLAAKPLPLSQVRSGLRIAEQALSNTLYGSG, encoded by the coding sequence ATGACGGCGGTTTATATCACCATCGACACCGAATATTCTGCAGGCTTCGCCAAAGCAGAAGGCACTGGGCTGCGTTCAGAGAATTTCGCGCGCTCGATTGCCTGCGCAACGCAGGACGGGAATGTCGGCGTCGAATACCAGATGGATGTATTAGACCGGAATAGCCTGAAAGGCGTGTTCTTTGTCGATCCGATGCCCGCGCTGGTCTGGGGCGTCGAAGCCATTACCGATATCGTTGAGCCAATCATAACCCGCGGCCACGATGTGCAGTTGCACGTCCATACGGAGTGGCTTGAACTGGCTGGGGACGAGAACCCGTTGGGTGACCGTACCAGCACCAACATCAAGGATTTCACTCTCGAAGAGCAGGTGCAAATTCTTGACTACGCCAAATCCACGCTGATGGCCGCAGGAGCCCCTGCCCCAATTGCATTCCGGTCAGGCAATTACGGCTCCAACGACGATACGTTGCGGGCGCTCAAGCAGATCGGGATCGGATACGAGACCAGCCATTGTCCGGGCATCGCCGACGGATATTGCGATATCTCGCTTACCTCAGAGGATCGTTTGCCGCAAATGCACGAGGGCCTTGTCGAAGTGCCGGTAGGCTGTATCGACAGCTTCGGCGGAACGTTACGACATGCACAGATCACTGCGCTCTCGGCCTGGGAAATGCTGGCTGCGCTTCGCCATGCCCGCGCACAGAACATTCCGAGTTTTACCATCGTATCGCATAGTTTCGAACTGCTCAGCCGCGATCGAAGCAAGATCAACCGGATCGTCAAAAACCGCTTCGACAGTTTCTGCGCTGGCCTTGCGAAAATAGAGGGTGTGACCTCGGCAACTTACGCCGGCAATCCGCCTATTCCGATTCATGGCAATCTTGCCGCCAAACCCCTACCCCTCAGCCAAGTCCGCTCGGGTCTGCGGATCGCCGAACAAGCCCTTTCCAATACGCTCTACGGGAGCGGATGA
- a CDS encoding ligase-associated DNA damage response exonuclease, with the protein MSAPFSWITPHPHGIHVAPADCWIDPSKPVDKALVTHGHADHARGGHGQTVATPATLAIMKLRYNTADGATPIEYGETLSLPGDVNATYIPAGHVLGSAQILLEHAGEKVIVTGDYKRRADPTCPPFEVTPCDILITEATFGLPVFTHPPVDKEIAKLTDALAAYPDRCVLVGAYALGKAQRVIAELRAAGHSQPIYLHGAMEKMCRLYEEWGVPLGELRLVADTPKDDMRGHIIICPPSALNDRWSRRLPEPITAMASGWMMVRQRARQRNVELPLVISDHADWNELTATIRDVDPQETWVTHGREEALLRWCELNQRKARALSLVGREDEDE; encoded by the coding sequence ATGTCGGCACCATTCTCTTGGATCACTCCGCATCCGCATGGCATTCACGTGGCCCCGGCTGATTGCTGGATCGATCCGTCCAAACCCGTTGACAAGGCGTTGGTTACGCATGGTCATGCAGACCACGCGCGGGGCGGGCACGGCCAGACAGTCGCCACACCAGCAACGCTGGCGATTATGAAGCTGCGCTACAATACCGCAGATGGCGCGACCCCAATAGAATATGGCGAGACGCTGAGCCTGCCCGGGGACGTGAATGCGACTTATATTCCCGCCGGGCATGTTCTCGGTAGCGCGCAGATATTGCTCGAACATGCCGGCGAAAAGGTTATTGTGACTGGCGACTACAAACGCCGTGCCGATCCGACATGTCCTCCGTTTGAAGTGACTCCATGCGACATACTGATCACAGAGGCTACGTTCGGCCTTCCCGTGTTTACTCATCCGCCGGTCGATAAGGAAATCGCCAAGCTAACCGATGCGCTGGCGGCATATCCGGATCGCTGTGTTTTGGTCGGGGCCTACGCATTGGGTAAGGCGCAGCGGGTGATTGCCGAACTGCGCGCAGCGGGCCACTCACAGCCGATCTATCTGCACGGTGCCATGGAGAAGATGTGCCGGCTTTATGAAGAATGGGGTGTGCCGCTGGGCGAGCTGCGTCTGGTTGCCGATACGCCTAAAGATGACATGCGCGGCCATATTATCATTTGCCCGCCATCCGCCTTGAATGACCGGTGGAGCAGGCGCTTGCCGGAACCGATAACCGCTATGGCAAGCGGTTGGATGATGGTGCGTCAGCGCGCGCGCCAGCGCAATGTGGAACTGCCGCTGGTCATTTCGGATCACGCCGACTGGAACGAGCTGACGGCGACTATCCGTGATGTCGACCCGCAGGAAACATGGGTCACCCACGGCCGCGAGGAGGCTCTGCTGCGGTGGTGTGAGCTTAACCAACGTAAAGCGCGTGCCTTGTCTTTGGTGGGGCGCGAGGACGAAGACGAGTAG
- a CDS encoding GNAT family N-acetyltransferase — protein MTPIKFVVGSKVLFSVPKALENVSMTLPEVIEGKSPSLPKLSDHQDGYRILSAPADALPQMLRDNPEMVAGGIQTYRRHYIDMNGSFDDYMGRFSSKTRSTLRRKHRKLIKDIGGEVEFREYRAPDEMDTFRDLALPLSRRTYQAKSLDAGLPESDEAHAERKRLAADDNVRAYLLCADGRPVSYLYLPIDGATISYAFLGYDPDHARLSPGTVLQLEALDRLFAEQRYRHFDFTEGDGAHKAMFGTDSVEACSFFLLKGEVANRMLLKSVDAFDAGIAGAKSLAERTGALSKVRSLLRTG, from the coding sequence ATGACACCTATCAAGTTTGTTGTCGGATCAAAGGTACTGTTTTCCGTGCCCAAAGCGCTCGAGAACGTGTCGATGACACTGCCCGAGGTGATCGAGGGCAAAAGCCCATCGCTGCCCAAATTATCCGACCATCAGGATGGCTACCGCATTCTGTCGGCGCCCGCTGATGCATTGCCGCAGATGCTGCGCGACAATCCCGAAATGGTTGCAGGCGGCATCCAGACCTATCGCCGCCACTACATCGACATGAACGGCAGCTTTGACGATTACATGGGCCGGTTCTCTTCGAAGACGCGCTCCACCCTGCGCCGCAAGCATCGCAAACTTATCAAAGATATCGGCGGCGAGGTAGAGTTCCGCGAGTACCGCGCACCTGACGAGATGGACACGTTCCGCGATCTCGCGCTTCCTTTGTCGCGGCGCACCTATCAGGCAAAATCGCTCGACGCAGGGCTGCCCGAAAGTGACGAAGCCCATGCCGAGCGCAAGCGTCTGGCCGCCGATGACAATGTCCGCGCCTATCTGCTGTGTGCCGATGGCAGGCCGGTAAGCTATCTCTATCTACCAATTGACGGGGCAACAATCAGCTACGCCTTCCTTGGCTACGATCCCGACCACGCCCGGCTATCCCCCGGCACAGTCCTACAACTCGAAGCCCTGGATCGCCTCTTCGCCGAACAACGCTACCGCCATTTCGATTTCACCGAGGGCGACGGCGCACACAAAGCCATGTTCGGCACCGATAGCGTCGAGGCATGCTCGTTCTTCCTGCTCAAAGGCGAAGTCGCGAACCGAATGCTGCTGAAGTCAGTTGATGCGTTTGATGCGGGCATTGCGGGCGCCAAGAGCTTGGCAGAGCGCACGGGCGCACTCAGCAAAGTGCGGAGTCTGCTCAGAACCGGATAG
- the rplA gene encoding 50S ribosomal protein L1: MPKLSKKQKAVAELDREKLYTVDDAIATLRTHKAKFDETIEVAMNLGVDPRHADQMVRGMVALPSGTGKDVKVAVFARGDNADKATAAGADKVGAEDLMEDMQAGNLDYDRVIATPDMMGVVGRLGKVLGPKGLMPNPKLGTVTPNVEQAVKDAKGGQVEFRVEKNGIVHTGIGKMSFKDGDIKTNFEALTQAIVKAKPSGSKGKYVKKVSLTSTMGPGLKIDLAEIEGA; this comes from the coding sequence ATGCCTAAACTGAGCAAAAAGCAAAAAGCTGTCGCCGAACTCGATCGCGAAAAGCTGTACACCGTCGACGATGCTATCGCGACATTGCGCACGCACAAAGCGAAGTTCGACGAGACCATTGAAGTTGCAATGAACCTCGGCGTTGACCCGCGCCACGCTGACCAAATGGTTCGCGGCATGGTCGCTCTGCCGTCGGGCACTGGTAAAGACGTCAAAGTTGCTGTGTTCGCACGCGGCGACAATGCCGACAAAGCCACTGCCGCTGGTGCCGACAAGGTTGGCGCCGAAGACCTGATGGAAGATATGCAGGCCGGTAACCTCGATTATGACCGCGTCATTGCCACGCCGGACATGATGGGTGTTGTGGGCCGCCTTGGTAAAGTTCTGGGACCCAAGGGCCTGATGCCAAACCCGAAGCTGGGCACTGTCACTCCCAACGTGGAACAAGCCGTTAAGGACGCCAAAGGCGGCCAGGTCGAGTTCCGCGTCGAGAAGAATGGTATTGTTCACACCGGCATTGGCAAAATGTCGTTCAAAGATGGCGACATCAAGACCAATTTCGAAGCACTGACTCAGGCTATCGTGAAAGCGAAGCCATCGGGCTCGAAGGGCAAATATGTGAAGAAGGTCTCGCTGACCTCGACCATGGGCCCAGGTCTGAAAATCGACCTCGCAGAGATCGAAGGCGCGTAA